The following are encoded together in the Lathyrus oleraceus cultivar Zhongwan6 chromosome 3, CAAS_Psat_ZW6_1.0, whole genome shotgun sequence genome:
- the LOC127125807 gene encoding ethylene-insensitive protein 2 isoform X1 yields MEAERFSSEQLKSKMEAETLRFNHAPGFLSRALPAVVPVLLISIGYVDPGKWVASIEGGARFGFDLVAFTLIFNFAAIFCQYLSARVAVITGRDLAQICSDEYDTWTCLFLGIQTELSVIMLDLNMVILLPLINIKYPVNLIYTQSSSICHFFFDLKLWFKLFCKILGMAQGLNLIFGWDLFTCIFLTATGAVFHILLSVLLDIEKAKHLGQFVAGFVLLSFILGLLINQSEVPLSVNGILIKLSGESAFMLMSLLGATLVPHNFYLHSSIVQRHQGPKNISKDALCHNHFLAILCVFSGLYLVNNMLMTTSANEFYSTGPVLLTFQDALSSMEQVLRSPIALLGFVFILFLANQTTALTWSLGGEAVVNGFLKLDIPGWLHYVTIRVIAVLPALYCVWSSGAEGMYQLLIFTQVLVALQLPSSVIPLFRVAMSRSIMGAHKISQSLELLALTIFIGMLGLNIVFLVEMIFGNSDWAADLRWNVGNGVSVSYAILLITGFMSLCLMLWLAATPLRSANIHQLNAKELNWDMPETIPIPLVDGEESCITETAPHEETSVEVDEPKPALASTFEYPEVSHESFRPILPETIMEPGPQVNAVKGNNSVTPSVSTSETGEASTVVNDSSDSRHADTKTIMERDAPIEKTVEIEDDSNAERDDDDGESWETEESSRVVLPNAPSSTSEGPPSFRSIGGKSDDGGGSFGSLSRIEGLGRAARRQLTLILDEFWGQFYDFHGNPSQTAKKFDVLLGTDVDSRPTTSLQKMDPCGKDYSEYLVSACSRASDTSINAGPYDYSAQPRMQSNSESSYGLQRSSSSVRANPIQLLDAYAQNSARNFLESGERRYSSVRSLHSSEAWDYQPATIHGYQTASYLSRGVKDRSSENINGSMQLSSLKSPSTGNSNYSLAFALGKKLHNGSGVGHPPGFENVAVSRNRQLLSERSNYDSCTSGPAANTVNSINTKKYHSLPDISGYSIPHRAGYVADKNAPWDGSVGYGSFAGRMGYEPSLYSNPGSRAGAHLAFDEVSPSKVYREALSSPLSSGLDTGSLWSRQPFEQFGVADKSHNVAMEGAGRRPNAIVQETTFEDIEGKLLQSLRLCIMKLLKLDGSDWLFKQNDGIDEDLIDRVAAREKFVYEIEAREINQVVHMSDTRYFPSDRKSVSLMKSEANASSLLVSSVPNCGEGCVWRLDLVVSFGVWCIHRVLDLSVLESRPELWGKYTYVLNRLQGIIDPAFKKPRTPSAPCFCLEVPTTHLQKASPPLSNGMLPPTVKAGRGKCTTPSMFFELTKDVEIAISSRKGRTGTAAGDVAFPKGKENMASVLKRYKRRLSSSKLFANQGKIPSSGAHTQ; encoded by the exons ATGGAAGCAGAGAGGTTTAGTAGTGAGCAGCTGAAGAGTAAAATGGAGGCAGAGACGTTGCGTTTTAATCATGCTCCTGGCTTTCTTAGCCGAGCTCTTCCGGCTGTTGTACCCGTGCTTTTGATTTCGATAGGATATGTTGATCCTGGAAAATGGGTGGCAAGTATTGAAGGCGGTGCAAGGTTTGGTTTTGATCTGGTGGCTTTCACGCTTATTTTCAATTTTGCAGCTATCTTCTGTCAGTACTTATCTGCCCGGGTTGCTGTAATCACTGGAAGAGATCTTGCTCAG ATTTGCAGTGATGAGTATGATACATGGACATGCCTTTTCCTTGGAATTCAAACAGAACTTTCAGTGATTATGCTAGATCTTAACATGGTAATTCTCTTACCATTGATTAACATTAAATATCCAGTGAATTTGATTTACACACAGTCATCTTCTATTTGTCATTTTTTTTTTGACTTGAAACTATGGTTTAAACTGTTTTGCAAGATCTTGGGCATGGCACAAGGATTAAATCTTATTTTTGGGTGGGACTTGTTCACCTGTATCTTTTTAACAGCCACTGGTGCTGTTTTTCATATACTTCTTTCTGTCCTCCTT GACATTGAGAAGGCAAAACACCTAGGACAGTTTGTGGCAGGCTTTGTATTACTATCTTTTATACTTGGACTACTCATCAATCAATCAGAAGTTCCACTTTCTGTGAATGGAATACTAATAAAGTTGAGTGGGGAGAGTGCATTTATGCTTATGAGTCTTCTTGGAGCAACTCTTGTGCCTCACAACTTTTACCTTCATTCCTCTATTGTACAG CGGCATCAGGGACCGAAAAACATTTCTAAGGATGCATTGTGTCATAACCATTTTTTGGCCATCTTATGTGTCTTCAGTGGCCTTTATTTGGTAAATAATATGCTGATGACCACATCAGCAAACGAGTTTTACAGTACAGGTCCTGTTTTGCTTACTTTTCAAGATGCACTGTCATCAATGGAACAG GTGTTGCGCAGCCCAATAGCTCTGCTTGGTTTTGTATTCATTTTGTTTCTTGCAAATCAGACTACAGCATTAACTTGGAGTTTAGGGGGAGAAGCAGTAGTGAATGGTTTCTTAAAACTAGATATTCCAGGTTGGCTTCATTATGTGACAATTAGAGTGATTGCTGTGCTGCCTGCCCTTTATTGTGTCTGGAGTTCAGGAGCTGAAGGGATGTATCAACTACTTATATTCACTCAGGTTTTAGTAGCCCTGCAACTTCCATCTTCCGTGATTCCCCTTTTTCGAGTTGCTATGTCTAGATCAATAATGGGTGCGCACAAAATTTCCCAGTCTCTGGAACTTTTGGCATTGACCATATTCATTGGGATGCTTGGCTTGAATATCGTCTTTTTGGTAGAAATGATATTTGGCAACAGTGATTGGGCGGCTGATTTGAGGTGGAATGTTGGGAATGGCGTGTCTGTCTCATATGCAATTCTTCTCATTACTGGTTTTATGTCATTATGTTTGATGCTTTGGTTAGCTGCCACACCTTTAAGATCTGCCAATATTCATCAATTAAATGCTAAGGAGTTGAACTGGGATATGCCAGAGACTATACCAATTCCGCTGGTTGATGGTGAAGAATCATGTATAACTGAAACAGCGCCTCATGAAGAAACATCTGTTGAAGTCGACGAACCAAAACCAGCTTTAGCTAGCACATTTGAGTACCCAGAAGTATCACATGAAAGTTTTCGTCCCATTCTTCCTGAAACCATAATGGAACCTGGTCCCCAGGTGAACGCTGTAAAGGGGAATAATTCTGTTACACCGTCAGTTTCCACATCAGAGACAGGGGAAGCATCTACTGTAGTTAATGATAGTTCTGATTCTAGACATGCAGATACAAAAACTATAATGGAAAGAGATGCCCCAATTGAGAAGACTGTGGAAATTGAAGACGATTCAAACGCTGAAAGGGATGATGATGATGGAGAGTCATGGGAAACTGAAGAATCATCCAGAGTGGTCTTGCCAAATGCCCCATCTTCAACATCCGAAGGCCCTCCATCATTCAGGAGTATTGGTGGGAAAAGTGACGACGGTGGAGGAAGCTTCGGAAGTCTATCGAGAATAGAAGGCTTAGGACGTGCGGCAAGACGTCAGCTAACTCTTATTCTTGATGAATTCTGGGGACAGTTTTATGATTTCCATGGGAATCCTTCCCAGACAGCAAAGAAATTTGATGTTTTGCTGGGGACAGACGTAGATTCAAGACCCACCACTTCCTTGCAGAAAATGGATCCATGTGGAAAGGACTATTCGGAATACTTAGTATCTGCATGCAGTAGAGCTTCCGACACTTCAATTAACGCTGGTCCGTATGACTATTCCGCGCAGCCTAGGATGCAAAGTAATTCAGAGTCTTCATATGGTCTTCAAAGGAGTTCTTCCTCAGTGCGGGCAAATCCCATCCAGTTACTTGATGCATATGCCCAAAACTCTGCTCGCAATTTCCTTGAATCTGGTGAGAGGCGCTATTCCAGTGTGCGTAGTCTTCATTCATCCGAGGCTTGGGATTATCAGCCAGCTACAATACATGGTTATCAGACTGCATCCTATCTTAGCCGGGGTGTGAAAGATAGAAGTTCTGAAAACATAAATGGTTCTATGCAATTGTCATCACTGAAGTCCCCTTCCACAGGTAATTCAAACTACTCCCTTGCATTTGCTTTGGGAAAAAAGTTGCATAATGGTTCAGGTGTAGGCCATCCCCCTGGTTTTGAAAATGTAGCTGTCTCTAGAAATCGCCAACTACTATCTGAGAGGTCCAATTATGATTCTTGCACCTCTGGACCTGCAGCTAATACAGTCAATTCAATTAACACTAAGAAGTACCACAGTTTGCCTGACATTTCAGGATACTCCATCCCTCACAGAGCTGGCTACGTGGCTGATAAGAATGCACCATGGGATGGTTCTGTTGGATATGGTTCTTTTGCTGGTAGGATGGGATACGAACCCTCTTTATATTCAAATCCTGGATCAAGAGCAGGAGCTCATTTGGCCTTTGATGAAGTCTCTCCATCTAAAGTGTACAGAGAAGCACTCTCTTCACCGTTGAGTTCTGGTCTTGACACTGGATCCCTCTGGTCTAGACAGCCTTTTGAGCAGTTTGGTGTTGCTGATAAAAGTCATAATGTTGCAATGGAAGGTGCAGGAAGAAGGCCGAATGCAATTGTTCAAGAAACTACATTTGAAGATATAGAAGGGAAACTTCTTCAGTCTCTCAGACTTTGCATTATGAAGCTCTTAAAACTGGATGGGTCTGATTGGTTGTTTAAACAGAATGATGGAATTGATGAAGATCTGATTGATCGTGTAGCAGCAAGGGAGAAGTTTGTTTATGAGATTGAAGCTAGGGAGATAAATCAGGTCGTTCATATGAGCGATACTCGTTACTTTCCTTCTGATAGGAAATCTGTTTCTTTGATGAAAAGCGAGGCAAATGCCTCTAGTCTTTTAGTATCCTCAGTTCCTAACTGTGGGGAGGGATGTGTATGGAGATTAGATTTAGTAGTAAGCTTTGGTGTCTGGTGTATCCACCGTGTTCTTGACCTCTCAGTTTTGGAAAGCCGGCCAGAGCTTTGGGGGAAATACACCTATGTGCTCAATCGCCTCCAG GGCATCATCGATCCAGCCTTTAAGAAACCCCGTACCCCTTCGGCCCCATGCTTTTGCCTTGAAGTTCCCACTACACACCTGCAAAAGGCAAGTCCCCCTCTTTCTAACGGGATGTTACCCCCAACAGTGAAAGCAGGCCGGGGCAAATGCACTACTCCATCAATGTTTTTTGAGCTGACTAAAGATGTGGAGATCGCTATCTCTAGCAGAAAAGGACGTACAGGTACAGCAGCTGGTGACGTGGCATTCCCGAAGGGGAAGGAAAATATGGCATCTGTTCTCAAACGGTACAAGCGAAGGTTATCATCCAGCAAGCTTTTTGCCAATCAGGGCAAGATCCCCTCTTCAGGAGCACACACTCAATAA
- the LOC127125807 gene encoding ethylene-insensitive protein 2 isoform X2, which produces MEAERFSSEQLKSKMEAETLRFNHAPGFLSRALPAVVPVLLISIGYVDPGKWVASIEGGARFGFDLVAFTLIFNFAAIFCQYLSARVAVITGRDLAQICSDEYDTWTCLFLGIQTELSVIMLDLNMILGMAQGLNLIFGWDLFTCIFLTATGAVFHILLSVLLDIEKAKHLGQFVAGFVLLSFILGLLINQSEVPLSVNGILIKLSGESAFMLMSLLGATLVPHNFYLHSSIVQRHQGPKNISKDALCHNHFLAILCVFSGLYLVNNMLMTTSANEFYSTGPVLLTFQDALSSMEQVLRSPIALLGFVFILFLANQTTALTWSLGGEAVVNGFLKLDIPGWLHYVTIRVIAVLPALYCVWSSGAEGMYQLLIFTQVLVALQLPSSVIPLFRVAMSRSIMGAHKISQSLELLALTIFIGMLGLNIVFLVEMIFGNSDWAADLRWNVGNGVSVSYAILLITGFMSLCLMLWLAATPLRSANIHQLNAKELNWDMPETIPIPLVDGEESCITETAPHEETSVEVDEPKPALASTFEYPEVSHESFRPILPETIMEPGPQVNAVKGNNSVTPSVSTSETGEASTVVNDSSDSRHADTKTIMERDAPIEKTVEIEDDSNAERDDDDGESWETEESSRVVLPNAPSSTSEGPPSFRSIGGKSDDGGGSFGSLSRIEGLGRAARRQLTLILDEFWGQFYDFHGNPSQTAKKFDVLLGTDVDSRPTTSLQKMDPCGKDYSEYLVSACSRASDTSINAGPYDYSAQPRMQSNSESSYGLQRSSSSVRANPIQLLDAYAQNSARNFLESGERRYSSVRSLHSSEAWDYQPATIHGYQTASYLSRGVKDRSSENINGSMQLSSLKSPSTGNSNYSLAFALGKKLHNGSGVGHPPGFENVAVSRNRQLLSERSNYDSCTSGPAANTVNSINTKKYHSLPDISGYSIPHRAGYVADKNAPWDGSVGYGSFAGRMGYEPSLYSNPGSRAGAHLAFDEVSPSKVYREALSSPLSSGLDTGSLWSRQPFEQFGVADKSHNVAMEGAGRRPNAIVQETTFEDIEGKLLQSLRLCIMKLLKLDGSDWLFKQNDGIDEDLIDRVAAREKFVYEIEAREINQVVHMSDTRYFPSDRKSVSLMKSEANASSLLVSSVPNCGEGCVWRLDLVVSFGVWCIHRVLDLSVLESRPELWGKYTYVLNRLQGIIDPAFKKPRTPSAPCFCLEVPTTHLQKASPPLSNGMLPPTVKAGRGKCTTPSMFFELTKDVEIAISSRKGRTGTAAGDVAFPKGKENMASVLKRYKRRLSSSKLFANQGKIPSSGAHTQ; this is translated from the exons ATGGAAGCAGAGAGGTTTAGTAGTGAGCAGCTGAAGAGTAAAATGGAGGCAGAGACGTTGCGTTTTAATCATGCTCCTGGCTTTCTTAGCCGAGCTCTTCCGGCTGTTGTACCCGTGCTTTTGATTTCGATAGGATATGTTGATCCTGGAAAATGGGTGGCAAGTATTGAAGGCGGTGCAAGGTTTGGTTTTGATCTGGTGGCTTTCACGCTTATTTTCAATTTTGCAGCTATCTTCTGTCAGTACTTATCTGCCCGGGTTGCTGTAATCACTGGAAGAGATCTTGCTCAG ATTTGCAGTGATGAGTATGATACATGGACATGCCTTTTCCTTGGAATTCAAACAGAACTTTCAGTGATTATGCTAGATCTTAACATG ATCTTGGGCATGGCACAAGGATTAAATCTTATTTTTGGGTGGGACTTGTTCACCTGTATCTTTTTAACAGCCACTGGTGCTGTTTTTCATATACTTCTTTCTGTCCTCCTT GACATTGAGAAGGCAAAACACCTAGGACAGTTTGTGGCAGGCTTTGTATTACTATCTTTTATACTTGGACTACTCATCAATCAATCAGAAGTTCCACTTTCTGTGAATGGAATACTAATAAAGTTGAGTGGGGAGAGTGCATTTATGCTTATGAGTCTTCTTGGAGCAACTCTTGTGCCTCACAACTTTTACCTTCATTCCTCTATTGTACAG CGGCATCAGGGACCGAAAAACATTTCTAAGGATGCATTGTGTCATAACCATTTTTTGGCCATCTTATGTGTCTTCAGTGGCCTTTATTTGGTAAATAATATGCTGATGACCACATCAGCAAACGAGTTTTACAGTACAGGTCCTGTTTTGCTTACTTTTCAAGATGCACTGTCATCAATGGAACAG GTGTTGCGCAGCCCAATAGCTCTGCTTGGTTTTGTATTCATTTTGTTTCTTGCAAATCAGACTACAGCATTAACTTGGAGTTTAGGGGGAGAAGCAGTAGTGAATGGTTTCTTAAAACTAGATATTCCAGGTTGGCTTCATTATGTGACAATTAGAGTGATTGCTGTGCTGCCTGCCCTTTATTGTGTCTGGAGTTCAGGAGCTGAAGGGATGTATCAACTACTTATATTCACTCAGGTTTTAGTAGCCCTGCAACTTCCATCTTCCGTGATTCCCCTTTTTCGAGTTGCTATGTCTAGATCAATAATGGGTGCGCACAAAATTTCCCAGTCTCTGGAACTTTTGGCATTGACCATATTCATTGGGATGCTTGGCTTGAATATCGTCTTTTTGGTAGAAATGATATTTGGCAACAGTGATTGGGCGGCTGATTTGAGGTGGAATGTTGGGAATGGCGTGTCTGTCTCATATGCAATTCTTCTCATTACTGGTTTTATGTCATTATGTTTGATGCTTTGGTTAGCTGCCACACCTTTAAGATCTGCCAATATTCATCAATTAAATGCTAAGGAGTTGAACTGGGATATGCCAGAGACTATACCAATTCCGCTGGTTGATGGTGAAGAATCATGTATAACTGAAACAGCGCCTCATGAAGAAACATCTGTTGAAGTCGACGAACCAAAACCAGCTTTAGCTAGCACATTTGAGTACCCAGAAGTATCACATGAAAGTTTTCGTCCCATTCTTCCTGAAACCATAATGGAACCTGGTCCCCAGGTGAACGCTGTAAAGGGGAATAATTCTGTTACACCGTCAGTTTCCACATCAGAGACAGGGGAAGCATCTACTGTAGTTAATGATAGTTCTGATTCTAGACATGCAGATACAAAAACTATAATGGAAAGAGATGCCCCAATTGAGAAGACTGTGGAAATTGAAGACGATTCAAACGCTGAAAGGGATGATGATGATGGAGAGTCATGGGAAACTGAAGAATCATCCAGAGTGGTCTTGCCAAATGCCCCATCTTCAACATCCGAAGGCCCTCCATCATTCAGGAGTATTGGTGGGAAAAGTGACGACGGTGGAGGAAGCTTCGGAAGTCTATCGAGAATAGAAGGCTTAGGACGTGCGGCAAGACGTCAGCTAACTCTTATTCTTGATGAATTCTGGGGACAGTTTTATGATTTCCATGGGAATCCTTCCCAGACAGCAAAGAAATTTGATGTTTTGCTGGGGACAGACGTAGATTCAAGACCCACCACTTCCTTGCAGAAAATGGATCCATGTGGAAAGGACTATTCGGAATACTTAGTATCTGCATGCAGTAGAGCTTCCGACACTTCAATTAACGCTGGTCCGTATGACTATTCCGCGCAGCCTAGGATGCAAAGTAATTCAGAGTCTTCATATGGTCTTCAAAGGAGTTCTTCCTCAGTGCGGGCAAATCCCATCCAGTTACTTGATGCATATGCCCAAAACTCTGCTCGCAATTTCCTTGAATCTGGTGAGAGGCGCTATTCCAGTGTGCGTAGTCTTCATTCATCCGAGGCTTGGGATTATCAGCCAGCTACAATACATGGTTATCAGACTGCATCCTATCTTAGCCGGGGTGTGAAAGATAGAAGTTCTGAAAACATAAATGGTTCTATGCAATTGTCATCACTGAAGTCCCCTTCCACAGGTAATTCAAACTACTCCCTTGCATTTGCTTTGGGAAAAAAGTTGCATAATGGTTCAGGTGTAGGCCATCCCCCTGGTTTTGAAAATGTAGCTGTCTCTAGAAATCGCCAACTACTATCTGAGAGGTCCAATTATGATTCTTGCACCTCTGGACCTGCAGCTAATACAGTCAATTCAATTAACACTAAGAAGTACCACAGTTTGCCTGACATTTCAGGATACTCCATCCCTCACAGAGCTGGCTACGTGGCTGATAAGAATGCACCATGGGATGGTTCTGTTGGATATGGTTCTTTTGCTGGTAGGATGGGATACGAACCCTCTTTATATTCAAATCCTGGATCAAGAGCAGGAGCTCATTTGGCCTTTGATGAAGTCTCTCCATCTAAAGTGTACAGAGAAGCACTCTCTTCACCGTTGAGTTCTGGTCTTGACACTGGATCCCTCTGGTCTAGACAGCCTTTTGAGCAGTTTGGTGTTGCTGATAAAAGTCATAATGTTGCAATGGAAGGTGCAGGAAGAAGGCCGAATGCAATTGTTCAAGAAACTACATTTGAAGATATAGAAGGGAAACTTCTTCAGTCTCTCAGACTTTGCATTATGAAGCTCTTAAAACTGGATGGGTCTGATTGGTTGTTTAAACAGAATGATGGAATTGATGAAGATCTGATTGATCGTGTAGCAGCAAGGGAGAAGTTTGTTTATGAGATTGAAGCTAGGGAGATAAATCAGGTCGTTCATATGAGCGATACTCGTTACTTTCCTTCTGATAGGAAATCTGTTTCTTTGATGAAAAGCGAGGCAAATGCCTCTAGTCTTTTAGTATCCTCAGTTCCTAACTGTGGGGAGGGATGTGTATGGAGATTAGATTTAGTAGTAAGCTTTGGTGTCTGGTGTATCCACCGTGTTCTTGACCTCTCAGTTTTGGAAAGCCGGCCAGAGCTTTGGGGGAAATACACCTATGTGCTCAATCGCCTCCAG GGCATCATCGATCCAGCCTTTAAGAAACCCCGTACCCCTTCGGCCCCATGCTTTTGCCTTGAAGTTCCCACTACACACCTGCAAAAGGCAAGTCCCCCTCTTTCTAACGGGATGTTACCCCCAACAGTGAAAGCAGGCCGGGGCAAATGCACTACTCCATCAATGTTTTTTGAGCTGACTAAAGATGTGGAGATCGCTATCTCTAGCAGAAAAGGACGTACAGGTACAGCAGCTGGTGACGTGGCATTCCCGAAGGGGAAGGAAAATATGGCATCTGTTCTCAAACGGTACAAGCGAAGGTTATCATCCAGCAAGCTTTTTGCCAATCAGGGCAAGATCCCCTCTTCAGGAGCACACACTCAATAA